The following coding sequences are from one Seonamhaeicola sp. ML3 window:
- the hisA gene encoding 1-(5-phosphoribosyl)-5-[(5-phosphoribosylamino)methylideneamino]imidazole-4-carboxamide isomerase gives MRIIPAIDIIEGKCVRLSKGDYSTKKVYNENPLEIAKQYEDHGIEYLHLVDLDGAKASHIVNHKVLEQIATKTNLKIDFGGGLKTDEDLRIAFESGAGQITGGSIAVKKPDVFESWLSKFGNDKIILGADANNEKIAISGWLEESDEELIPFVKNYMSKGVSYVICTDIAKDGMLEGPSFDLYEKMIAQCHSEQSRESLKLIASGGISKFDELPRLAELGCEGTIIGKAIYENKISLKQLEDYIINNN, from the coding sequence ATGCGAATAATTCCAGCTATAGATATAATTGAAGGTAAGTGCGTTAGGTTGTCTAAAGGAGACTACAGCACAAAGAAAGTGTATAATGAGAATCCGTTAGAGATTGCTAAGCAATACGAGGACCATGGCATTGAATATTTACATTTGGTAGACTTAGACGGCGCAAAGGCAAGCCATATTGTAAATCATAAGGTGTTAGAACAAATAGCAACCAAAACTAATTTAAAAATCGATTTTGGAGGTGGTTTAAAAACCGATGAAGATTTAAGAATTGCTTTTGAATCCGGTGCTGGACAAATTACTGGCGGTAGTATCGCTGTTAAGAAACCCGATGTTTTTGAAAGCTGGTTATCTAAATTCGGAAATGATAAAATCATTTTAGGCGCCGATGCCAATAATGAAAAAATAGCGATTAGTGGATGGCTAGAAGAGTCTGATGAAGAATTAATACCATTCGTAAAGAATTACATGAGCAAGGGCGTATCTTACGTTATCTGTACAGATATTGCCAAAGATGGCATGCTAGAAGGCCCTTCATTTGACTTATATGAAAAGATGATAGCCCAATGTCATTCAGAGCAAAGCAGAGAATCTCTTAAACTAATTGCATCAGGAGGTATTTCAAAATTTGATGAACTTCCTAGATTGGCTGAATTAGGTTGTGAAGGCACCATAATTGGTAAGGCCATTTATGAAAATAAAATTAGTTTAAAACAACTTGAAGATTATATAATCAATAATAACTAA
- the hisH gene encoding imidazole glycerol phosphate synthase subunit HisH, giving the protein MKLVIIDYGAGNIKSIQFAFNRLGYDAVLSKNPEEIKAADKVIFPGVGEASSAMAMLKESGLDELIPKLKQPVLGICLGMQLMCLHTEEGDTEGLGIFQTNVKRFSQDVKVPQMGWNVIKELKSDLFKGIKENEYMYLVHSYYAEHCDETIAATDYEINYASALQHENFYGTQFHPEKSGNEGAKILKNFLEL; this is encoded by the coding sequence ATGAAATTAGTAATTATAGATTACGGAGCTGGGAATATTAAAAGTATTCAGTTTGCTTTTAATCGTTTGGGGTATGATGCGGTCTTATCCAAAAATCCAGAAGAAATAAAAGCTGCTGATAAGGTTATATTTCCCGGAGTTGGAGAAGCAAGCTCAGCTATGGCTATGCTTAAAGAGAGTGGCTTAGATGAATTGATTCCAAAACTTAAACAACCAGTATTAGGGATTTGTTTAGGCATGCAGCTCATGTGTTTACATACGGAAGAAGGTGATACCGAAGGTTTAGGGATTTTTCAAACCAATGTAAAACGCTTTTCACAGGATGTAAAGGTGCCACAAATGGGTTGGAATGTGATTAAGGAGTTGAAATCAGATTTGTTCAAAGGCATCAAAGAGAACGAATATATGTATTTGGTTCACAGTTATTATGCCGAACATTGTGATGAAACCATAGCAGCTACGGATTACGAAATCAATTATGCATCGGCATTGCAACATGAGAACTTTTATGGTACACAATTCCACCCTGAGAAAAGTGGAAATGAAGGTGCTAAAATATTAAAGAACTTTTTAGAATTATAA
- a CDS encoding TetR/AcrR family transcriptional regulator yields the protein MPKVETFDKAQVLKQATLVFHEKGYNAASMQDLVDATGLNRSSIYNSFGGKLNLFMTCLKSYKEDNFNKINERINNADNGLKAIELLLELYLEDILQDNRDMGCLLTNCATEMGNQESVISKFLDANMTSFIDFLTDLIGKAQEEGIINNKRTASEYALYMYSSIQGFRTTGILFSKKKDLKILIETILQTLK from the coding sequence ATGCCAAAAGTAGAAACATTCGATAAAGCACAGGTTTTAAAACAAGCCACATTGGTCTTTCATGAAAAAGGATACAATGCTGCTTCTATGCAGGATTTGGTAGATGCTACTGGTTTAAATAGATCTAGTATTTACAATTCTTTTGGTGGAAAGTTAAATCTTTTTATGACTTGTTTAAAATCTTATAAAGAAGATAATTTTAATAAAATAAATGAACGGATAAATAATGCCGATAATGGATTAAAAGCTATTGAATTACTATTGGAATTGTATTTAGAAGATATCTTGCAAGACAATAGAGATATGGGCTGCCTTCTTACCAACTGTGCCACAGAAATGGGAAATCAAGAATCTGTAATTTCTAAATTTTTAGATGCTAACATGACTTCTTTTATTGATTTTCTCACTGATTTAATTGGTAAAGCTCAAGAGGAAGGTATTATTAATAACAAACGAACAGCTTCAGAATATGCTTTATATATGTATTCTTCTATTCAAGGATTTAGGACTACAGGTATATTATTCTCTAAAAAGAAAGATTTAAAAATCTTAATAGAAACAATATTACAAACATTAAAATAA
- a CDS encoding acyl-CoA thioesterase, with amino-acid sequence MRFHTRKWIKPEDLNANGTLFGGRLLEWIDEEAALYSIVQLENQKVVTKYISEIDFKASAKQGDVIEIGIKAIKFGKASLTLGCEVRNMMTRETIITISNIVMVNIGLDGKVKPHGKTKVEYVKDRVS; translated from the coding sequence ATGAGATTTCACACAAGAAAATGGATTAAACCAGAAGATTTAAACGCCAACGGAACACTATTTGGCGGCAGACTTTTAGAATGGATAGATGAAGAAGCGGCTTTGTACAGCATTGTTCAATTGGAAAACCAAAAAGTGGTTACCAAATATATAAGTGAAATTGACTTTAAAGCATCTGCAAAACAGGGAGATGTCATAGAAATAGGGATAAAAGCCATAAAATTCGGAAAAGCTTCATTAACTCTTGGTTGTGAAGTTAGAAACATGATGACCAGGGAAACCATAATAACTATTTCAAATATAGTTATGGTAAACATTGGACTGGACGGGAAGGTCAAGCCTCATGGGAAAACAAAAGTAGAGTACGTAAAGGACAGAGTTTCCTGA
- a CDS encoding glyoxalase, whose product MSPRQSNLKDIRPDIPSASINDSMSNEERFQNLVLRPVIKLQNDLLVAVFKNYIVKHKSVFYDLTMEKRIDYIENAIHKDMKFRNSVKGMVIGLFTVEEYSIYTENSSALNKRMMNLVKERYLSQIQLFENPELLAAV is encoded by the coding sequence ATGAGCCCAAGACAATCTAACCTAAAAGACATTCGTCCAGACATCCCTTCCGCTTCTATCAATGACAGTATGAGTAATGAAGAACGCTTTCAAAATTTGGTTTTGAGACCGGTAATTAAACTTCAGAACGATTTGCTAGTCGCTGTATTTAAAAATTACATTGTGAAGCATAAATCTGTGTTTTACGATTTAACCATGGAAAAACGCATTGATTACATTGAAAATGCCATTCACAAGGATATGAAATTCCGAAATTCTGTAAAAGGTATGGTCATTGGTCTGTTTACAGTTGAAGAATATAGTATCTACACTGAAAATTCTTCAGCACTTAATAAACGTATGATGAACCTTGTAAAAGAGCGTTACCTAAGTCAAATCCAGTTGTTTGAGAATCCTGAGTTGTTGGCGGCGGTTTAA
- the hisIE gene encoding bifunctional phosphoribosyl-AMP cyclohydrolase/phosphoribosyl-ATP diphosphatase HisIE, translated as MRNDNNFKMKIKYDSNGLVPAIIQDATTKNVLMLGYMNEEAYQKTIEINKVTFFSRSKQRLWTKGEESGNFLELVDIKNDCDKDTLLVRANPIGPTCHTGTDTCWHEENTPNYGFFSTLENVISERVANKDTSKSYVASLFSKGINKVAQKVGEEAVETVIEAMDNNDELFLYESADLLFHYLMLLQAKGFTLKDIEAELKKRHK; from the coding sequence ATTCGCAATGACAACAATTTTAAAATGAAAATAAAATACGATTCAAACGGATTAGTACCAGCAATCATTCAAGATGCAACAACAAAAAATGTGTTGATGCTAGGTTATATGAATGAAGAAGCCTATCAAAAAACAATTGAAATAAATAAAGTTACTTTTTTTAGCAGAAGTAAACAGCGTTTATGGACTAAAGGCGAAGAAAGTGGTAATTTTTTAGAACTGGTTGATATCAAAAACGATTGCGATAAAGACACGCTATTGGTTAGGGCAAACCCAATTGGTCCAACTTGTCATACCGGTACAGATACTTGTTGGCATGAAGAGAACACTCCCAATTACGGTTTTTTCTCAACCTTAGAAAATGTTATATCTGAACGTGTTGCGAATAAAGATACTTCTAAGTCTTACGTTGCCAGCTTATTCTCAAAAGGAATAAATAAAGTGGCCCAAAAAGTAGGAGAGGAAGCCGTGGAGACTGTTATTGAGGCCATGGATAATAATGATGAGTTATTCTTATATGAATCAGCCGATTTATTATTCCACTACCTTATGTTACTTCAAGCTAAAGGATTCACATTAAAAGATATAGAGGCAGAATTAAAGAAACGCCATAAATAA
- a CDS encoding DUF72 domain-containing protein, which translates to MKFGSVDNPQDIDFTLPQDHPKTKNVLNKVKDDNVPEIYVGCAKWNRADLKGFYPRGTKDELGYYSKQFNSIELNATFYRIFPAEQFSTWYDKTPPGFKFFPKLNQEISHWKRLNETKAVVEHYLYNASELKEKLGTIFLQMHNNFAPKDFGRVVSFVETWPKEVPLAVEFRHTNWYNDKAVANELYNLLEINNISNVLVDTAGRRDLMHMRLTNATAFVRYVGANHETDYTRLDDWVERLKQWQEQGVREIDFFIHQNIEKESPLLSAYFIRKLNSALGTNLKIPNEEKQQKLL; encoded by the coding sequence ATGAAATTCGGAAGCGTAGACAACCCACAAGATATAGATTTCACCTTACCACAAGACCACCCAAAAACTAAAAACGTTTTAAACAAGGTTAAAGATGACAACGTTCCTGAAATTTACGTTGGTTGCGCTAAATGGAATAGGGCAGATCTTAAAGGGTTTTATCCAAGAGGGACAAAAGATGAACTGGGGTATTATTCAAAACAATTCAATTCTATTGAACTTAACGCTACATTTTACAGGATTTTTCCAGCTGAACAGTTTTCTACTTGGTATGATAAAACACCACCAGGTTTTAAATTCTTTCCGAAATTAAATCAAGAGATAAGTCATTGGAAACGCTTAAACGAGACCAAAGCAGTTGTTGAGCATTATCTATACAACGCTTCTGAATTAAAGGAAAAGCTGGGGACCATTTTTTTACAGATGCATAATAATTTCGCACCAAAGGATTTTGGTCGGGTAGTAAGCTTTGTAGAGACTTGGCCAAAAGAAGTACCATTAGCCGTAGAGTTCAGACACACAAACTGGTACAATGATAAAGCAGTGGCCAACGAATTGTATAATCTTTTAGAAATCAATAATATTTCGAATGTTTTGGTTGATACTGCTGGAAGGCGAGATTTAATGCATATGCGTTTAACCAACGCTACCGCATTTGTGCGTTATGTTGGCGCTAACCATGAAACAGATTATACTCGCCTAGATGATTGGGTTGAAAGACTAAAGCAATGGCAAGAACAAGGCGTAAGGGAAATAGATTTTTTCATACATCAAAATATTGAAAAAGAATCTCCTCTTTTATCGGCTTACTTTATAAGGAAGCTTAATAGTGCATTGGGTACCAATCTTAAAATACCCAATGAAGAAAAACAACAAAAATTACTCTAA
- a CDS encoding right-handed parallel beta-helix repeat-containing protein yields MAAYLTFQRLSLISLFCIMLQSCFYDTDDNPSFNSIFLSQTDPNNPYPFNGPQDPIERIPYTEISDNRYCIELERWDIPNNRTDAVKTTENLQTAIDWAVSQGYGEICLPEGHYLIGKQGNDNYYEGIRLKSNMAFLLDQKATIEMVPNDKWNYCAISIKNEAFVVISGGTILGDRDNHNYEPRSTDGSTVHDEGHLICIEGDTESVIVQNMVLGKANGDGILIVGSGVGQEQRLRDIEITRNNFSDNRRQGVSIVGGLGILIENNEFHHTNGTAPEFGIDIEGAGRVNDSILIRGNYFHNNRGGDVVNTDGTNVIVENNILLQGNDSEYIDGPLVYWKNAAWTVRYNDISMRTESTNNWNGIIMYSNDNPKTVQDITFIHRNRLNNCGMYMYKDSNLSITNNIITNGHLAFWQMNNLILKHNNVEHSNECWAYRFKDVTGTAEGNLYNSTNFTVPLQQNTAWSGCWIE; encoded by the coding sequence ATGGCTGCCTACCTAACCTTTCAAAGACTATCTTTGATATCCCTTTTTTGTATTATGTTACAATCTTGTTTCTATGATACTGATGATAATCCTTCTTTTAATAGCATTTTTTTAAGTCAAACAGACCCGAATAACCCTTATCCCTTTAATGGTCCCCAAGACCCCATAGAAAGAATACCTTATACAGAAATTTCCGATAACAGATATTGTATAGAACTAGAACGATGGGATATTCCTAACAATAGAACAGATGCAGTTAAAACTACAGAGAATTTACAAACTGCTATAGATTGGGCCGTGTCTCAGGGTTATGGTGAGATTTGTTTACCAGAAGGCCATTATTTAATTGGCAAACAGGGTAATGATAACTATTATGAAGGCATAAGATTAAAGAGTAATATGGCTTTTTTATTGGATCAAAAAGCTACAATAGAAATGGTTCCAAATGATAAATGGAACTATTGCGCCATTAGTATTAAAAATGAGGCTTTTGTAGTTATTTCAGGAGGAACCATTCTTGGAGATAGAGACAATCATAACTATGAACCAAGAAGTACAGACGGTTCAACAGTTCATGACGAAGGACATTTAATATGTATAGAAGGCGACACAGAATCTGTTATAGTTCAGAATATGGTTCTTGGGAAAGCCAATGGTGATGGGATTTTAATCGTAGGCAGTGGCGTAGGTCAAGAACAGAGACTAAGAGATATTGAAATTACTCGTAATAATTTTTCAGATAATAGAAGACAAGGAGTTTCTATAGTTGGAGGCTTAGGGATTTTAATAGAAAATAACGAATTTCACCATACGAATGGCACTGCACCAGAATTTGGAATTGATATTGAAGGTGCTGGCAGAGTAAATGATAGCATATTAATTAGAGGCAACTATTTTCATAACAATAGAGGTGGAGATGTAGTTAATACAGACGGTACCAACGTTATCGTTGAGAATAACATATTGCTTCAAGGAAATGATAGTGAATATATAGATGGTCCTTTAGTCTATTGGAAAAACGCTGCATGGACAGTACGTTATAATGATATAAGCATGAGAACCGAATCTACAAACAATTGGAACGGTATTATAATGTATTCTAACGATAACCCAAAAACAGTTCAAGATATAACCTTTATTCACAGAAATAGGCTAAATAACTGTGGTATGTACATGTACAAAGATTCCAACTTGTCCATTACTAACAATATCATCACCAATGGACATTTAGCTTTTTGGCAAATGAACAATCTCATATTAAAACACAATAATGTTGAGCACTCTAATGAGTGTTGGGCATATCGTTTTAAAGATGTTACAGGAACTGCTGAAGGCAACCTATACAATAGCACTAATTTTACTGTTCCATTGCAACAAAATACAGCTTGGAGCGGTTGTTGGATTGAATAA
- a CDS encoding tRNA pseudouridine(38-40) synthase TruA — MQFQPKKYYYLISFQYLGYRFHGWQKQPNVKTLHLMVDRTLNYILEGKYFKTLVSGRTDAMVSAESATFELFLQHEIEDLNGFLALFNYNLPQDIRALAIKEVDEKFNIINHPKTKEYFYLFTYGEKCHPFCAPIMTTILDDLNIDLMKQGAKLFEGEHYLKSYCYKPTDKGVYTRQIETCELVENTIYTANYFPKKSYLLRVRGKGFMRNQIRLMMGTLFDLGKGNLSLYDIKHSLQPDVFVKMNYIAPASGLILNKVEFA; from the coding sequence ATGCAATTTCAGCCTAAAAAATACTATTACCTAATCAGTTTTCAATATTTAGGGTATCGCTTTCATGGGTGGCAAAAGCAACCCAATGTAAAGACTTTACATTTAATGGTAGACAGAACCTTAAATTATATATTGGAAGGGAAATATTTTAAAACATTGGTTTCTGGCAGGACAGATGCCATGGTATCTGCCGAAAGCGCCACGTTTGAATTGTTTTTACAACATGAGATTGAAGACTTAAATGGGTTTTTAGCCTTATTCAATTATAATCTTCCACAAGATATTAGAGCCTTAGCTATTAAGGAAGTTGATGAGAAATTCAATATCATCAATCACCCAAAAACAAAAGAATACTTTTACTTGTTTACCTATGGCGAAAAATGTCATCCATTTTGTGCGCCTATAATGACGACCATTTTAGATGATTTAAATATCGATTTAATGAAACAAGGCGCTAAATTGTTTGAAGGCGAACACTATTTAAAATCCTATTGTTATAAGCCAACCGATAAAGGGGTGTACACAAGACAAATAGAAACCTGTGAATTAGTTGAAAACACCATTTATACAGCAAACTACTTCCCAAAAAAATCGTATCTACTTAGAGTTCGGGGAAAAGGCTTTATGCGAAACCAAATACGATTAATGATGGGGACTTTGTTTGATTTAGGTAAAGGAAATTTATCTCTTTATGACATAAAACACAGTTTGCAACCCGATGTTTTCGTAAAGATGAATTATATTGCTCCTGCCTCTGGATTAATTCTTAATAAAGTAGAGTTTGCATAA
- the hisF gene encoding imidazole glycerol phosphate synthase subunit HisF has protein sequence MLTKRIIPCLDIKNGRTVKGVNFVDLRDAGDPVELAKQYADYGADELVFLDITATLEARATTLEMVLHVAEQVNIPFTVGGGISSVEHVDALLKNGADKVSINSSAVKRPELVNELADKFGSQCVVVAIDAKQIEDGTWKVHLAGGTIPTDIDLFEWAKEVEQRGAGEILFTSMDHDGTKAGFANKALAKLSEELNIPIIASGGAGNVQHFIDTFTEGKSDAALAASVFHFGEIPIPDLKKELKEHNIEVRL, from the coding sequence ATGCTAACAAAAAGAATCATACCGTGTTTGGATATTAAGAACGGGCGCACTGTAAAAGGTGTGAACTTTGTTGACTTACGTGATGCTGGAGACCCAGTAGAACTGGCAAAGCAATACGCTGATTATGGTGCGGATGAATTGGTATTCCTAGATATTACAGCTACTCTAGAAGCACGAGCAACTACATTAGAGATGGTATTGCATGTAGCTGAACAGGTAAATATTCCTTTTACTGTTGGTGGTGGAATTTCTTCTGTAGAACACGTTGATGCGTTACTAAAAAATGGTGCAGACAAAGTATCTATTAATTCTTCAGCGGTTAAACGTCCTGAATTAGTAAATGAGTTAGCGGACAAATTTGGGAGTCAGTGTGTGGTTGTAGCCATTGATGCGAAACAAATTGAAGACGGAACCTGGAAAGTACACCTTGCGGGTGGAACTATACCAACAGATATCGATTTGTTTGAGTGGGCAAAAGAAGTTGAACAAAGAGGCGCAGGTGAAATATTATTCACTTCAATGGACCACGATGGAACCAAAGCAGGGTTTGCCAATAAAGCTTTGGCAAAATTATCAGAGGAGTTGAATATACCAATCATCGCTTCTGGTGGAGCAGGAAATGTGCAGCACTTTATTGATACCTTTACGGAAGGAAAATCGGATGCTGCTTTAGCCGCTAGTGTATTTCACTTTGGTGAAATTCCTATTCCTGATTTAAAGAAAGAATTAAAAGAACATAATATTGAAGTAAGATTATAA
- the leuC gene encoding 3-isopropylmalate dehydratase large subunit, whose amino-acid sequence MSKTLFDKVWDSHVVRKIEDGPDVFFIDRHFIHEVTSPVAFVGLKSRGIGVMYPEKTFATADHNTPTWNQHLPVADPLSANQLEALATNAAEHGISHWGLGHRNNGIVHIVGPENGITLPGSTIVCGDSHTSTHGAFGAIAFGIGTSEVEMVLSTQCIMQPKPKKMRINVNGKLGFGVTPKDVALYIISQQTTSGATGYFVEYAGDVFEDMTMEGRMTVCNLSIEMGARGGMIAPDEKTFEYIKGRKHTPKGADWDKAMEYWQTLYTEEGAEFDAEFNYDAADIEPMITYGTNPGMGIGVTKSIPMAEEVEGGVTTYKKSLGYMQFSEGEDMIGKTVDYVFLGSCTNGRIEDFRAFCSIVEGRQKADNITAWLVPGSHKVVDQIKEEGLDKILEAAGFVLREPGCSACLAMNDDKVPAGKLAVSTSNRNFEGRQGPGSRTLLASPLVAAATAVEGVVTDPRKLLETA is encoded by the coding sequence ATGAGCAAGACATTATTTGACAAAGTGTGGGATTCGCATGTTGTTAGAAAAATTGAAGATGGACCAGACGTGTTTTTCATAGACCGTCATTTTATTCATGAAGTAACAAGTCCTGTTGCTTTTGTTGGATTAAAAAGCCGTGGTATTGGTGTAATGTATCCAGAAAAGACCTTTGCAACAGCAGATCATAACACGCCAACATGGAACCAACATTTACCTGTGGCTGATCCATTATCTGCAAATCAGTTAGAAGCTTTGGCTACTAATGCTGCAGAGCATGGTATTTCTCACTGGGGCTTAGGTCATAGAAATAACGGTATTGTTCACATTGTAGGACCTGAGAACGGTATTACTTTACCAGGTTCAACTATTGTTTGTGGTGATTCGCACACATCTACTCACGGAGCTTTTGGTGCAATTGCTTTTGGTATTGGTACTTCTGAAGTAGAAATGGTATTGTCTACACAATGTATCATGCAGCCTAAACCTAAAAAGATGCGTATTAACGTAAACGGTAAATTAGGTTTTGGTGTAACACCTAAAGATGTTGCTTTATATATCATTTCTCAACAAACCACTTCTGGTGCTACAGGATATTTCGTAGAGTATGCGGGTGATGTTTTTGAAGACATGACTATGGAAGGTCGTATGACCGTTTGTAACTTATCTATAGAGATGGGTGCTCGTGGTGGTATGATTGCACCAGACGAAAAGACTTTTGAGTACATAAAAGGAAGAAAACACACACCAAAAGGGGCAGATTGGGATAAAGCTATGGAATATTGGCAAACCCTTTATACTGAAGAAGGTGCTGAGTTTGATGCTGAATTTAATTATGATGCGGCCGATATAGAGCCTATGATCACCTACGGAACTAATCCAGGTATGGGTATTGGTGTTACTAAATCAATTCCAATGGCTGAAGAGGTTGAAGGTGGTGTGACTACTTACAAGAAATCACTTGGTTACATGCAGTTTTCTGAAGGTGAGGATATGATCGGCAAAACAGTTGATTATGTGTTTTTAGGATCTTGTACCAATGGACGTATAGAAGACTTTAGGGCTTTCTGTTCTATAGTAGAGGGTCGTCAAAAAGCAGATAACATTACAGCTTGGTTAGTACCTGGATCTCATAAAGTAGTAGACCAAATTAAAGAAGAAGGTTTAGATAAGATTTTAGAAGCTGCTGGTTTTGTGTTAAGAGAACCTGGTTGTTCTGCTTGCTTAGCAATGAACGATGATAAAGTACCTGCTGGAAAATTAGCGGTATCGACCTCTAACCGTAACTTTGAAGGCCGTCAAGGACCAGGATCAAGAACATTATTGGCATCTCCATTAGTAGCGGCAGCCACTGCTGTTGAGGGTGTGGTAACCGATCCAAGAAAATTATTAGAAACTGCCTAA
- a CDS encoding SDR family NAD(P)-dependent oxidoreductase — MSKLKNKVAVITGANSGIGLATAKLYLKEGAKVVLSGRRQEALDEVSKDLEGDFITVLADASKPEDNKRLISEATAHYGNIDILFLNAGIAPVSPATDITEEHYNEIFNINVKSPMLTVKEALPSLNDGGSILFTSSIVHKKGFDGLGVYSASKGAIRAYSRVLTSELRSRGIRVNSIAPGPIETPIYSKMGLPQDVVEDMGKGFASQVPLGRFGKSEEVANAALFLASDEGSYVNGAELEIDGGISQI; from the coding sequence ATGAGTAAACTTAAAAACAAAGTAGCAGTAATAACAGGGGCCAACAGCGGTATTGGTTTAGCGACAGCCAAATTATATCTTAAAGAAGGTGCAAAGGTTGTATTATCGGGGCGCAGACAAGAGGCATTAGACGAGGTTTCTAAAGATTTAGAAGGCGATTTTATTACAGTATTAGCCGATGCTAGTAAACCAGAGGATAACAAAAGATTGATTAGTGAGGCCACGGCGCATTACGGTAATATTGATATCTTATTTTTAAATGCTGGAATTGCACCGGTATCTCCAGCCACAGATATAACAGAAGAACACTATAATGAGATTTTCAACATTAATGTAAAATCCCCTATGCTTACTGTAAAAGAGGCGCTTCCATCTTTAAACGATGGTGGTTCAATTCTTTTTACAAGTTCTATAGTTCATAAAAAAGGTTTTGATGGTTTAGGGGTATATTCCGCTAGCAAAGGCGCTATTCGTGCTTATTCTCGCGTACTAACTTCTGAATTACGTTCACGTGGAATTAGAGTGAATTCTATTGCACCAGGCCCTATAGAAACACCTATATACAGCAAAATGGGCTTGCCTCAAGATGTTGTTGAAGATATGGGTAAAGGCTTTGCTTCTCAAGTACCACTTGGCAGGTTCGGAAAGTCTGAAGAAGTCGCTAATGCAGCTTTATTTTTAGCATCTGACGAAGGCTCTTATGTTAATGGTGCCGAGTTAGAAATAGACGGCGGTATCAGTCAGATTTAA
- a CDS encoding DUF2461 domain-containing protein yields the protein MSFTVPKAALDFFKQLEKNNNRDWFNERKKEFKTIEAEVKSVYQSIFETLNTHDDIDKMKMFRIYRDVRFSKNKLPYKTHFGGSFHRTKPKLRGGYYLHIQPNNESFIATGFWEPNSADLLRIRKEFEMDDSDIRDILANKDFNSVWGDTFVGDEVKTAPKGFSKEHKAIDLIKKKQFIFTKKYTDKEVLGSDFLDDVTASFKAVRPFFDYMSDVLTTDLNGVSLID from the coding sequence ATGAGTTTTACTGTACCAAAAGCAGCCCTAGATTTCTTTAAGCAATTAGAAAAAAACAATAACAGGGATTGGTTTAACGAACGAAAAAAGGAGTTCAAAACCATTGAGGCCGAAGTAAAAAGTGTGTATCAATCAATTTTTGAAACACTTAATACTCATGATGACATCGATAAAATGAAGATGTTTCGAATTTATAGAGATGTCCGTTTTTCAAAAAACAAACTACCCTATAAAACCCATTTTGGAGGGTCTTTTCATAGAACGAAGCCCAAATTAAGAGGTGGATATTATTTACATATTCAACCTAATAACGAAAGTTTTATCGCTACGGGGTTTTGGGAACCAAATTCTGCAGATTTATTACGCATTAGAAAGGAGTTTGAAATGGATGACAGCGACATCCGCGATATTTTAGCTAACAAAGATTTTAATTCTGTTTGGGGTGATACCTTTGTTGGTGATGAAGTAAAAACAGCACCTAAGGGATTTAGCAAAGAGCACAAAGCCATAGATTTAATTAAGAAGAAACAATTTATTTTCACCAAAAAATATACTGACAAAGAGGTTTTGGGTTCTGATTTTTTAGATGATGTAACCGCATCATTTAAAGCAGTTCGCCCATTTTTTGATTATATGAGTGATGTGCTTACTACAGATTTGAATGGGGTGTCATTGATTGATTAA